From Halobacillus sp. Marseille-Q1614, the proteins below share one genomic window:
- a CDS encoding CdaR family transcriptional regulator, which translates to MEIKDLILQAEDIHKATELISSNLGKPVIIENKNFELISYSSSFEEFDQTQQKTILSKKCPIFIIDRLKKEGIVQKLEKYTDPIRVHPIEEIGFHQRIVIAAKHLGHTMGYIWVQESDQLLEKEELTFLEEITPHLGKLIYDVYARTSAQDGQKEEILWKLLHHEYGSESQIRHEASLAKLPLPDRFSVAVFSVTDPSNKYLLDYLEESISSFSNSLPMNYLKTEFQLILLLHGKAKEEFSSRDLSRDFIQEVKEKFGEEKFYSFFIGIGKEYTSLYYLRKSFLEALEVIETANFITPRPETMPREFAKLGIYRYVAALYEKNSSEDYYSEDLMRLIANDIKKQTNLLQTLEVYLANNGKGKLTANALFIHPNTLNYRIKQIQELTNIDFNDFNMKSYLYTELLLLNNVNSYYQRYIEALKVN; encoded by the coding sequence ATGGAAATAAAGGATTTAATTCTGCAAGCAGAGGATATTCATAAAGCAACAGAGCTGATCAGCTCGAATTTAGGAAAGCCTGTCATCATTGAAAATAAAAACTTTGAACTGATATCCTATAGTTCATCCTTTGAGGAGTTCGATCAGACACAGCAAAAAACCATTCTGTCCAAAAAGTGCCCGATTTTTATTATCGACCGCCTGAAAAAAGAGGGGATCGTACAGAAACTGGAAAAATATACAGACCCAATAAGAGTACACCCGATAGAAGAGATAGGCTTCCATCAGCGGATTGTAATAGCCGCGAAGCATCTCGGCCATACAATGGGCTATATATGGGTTCAGGAATCGGACCAGCTCCTCGAAAAAGAGGAGTTAACTTTTTTAGAAGAGATCACTCCCCATTTAGGGAAGCTGATTTATGACGTATATGCCCGGACGAGTGCCCAGGATGGACAGAAGGAAGAAATACTGTGGAAGCTGCTTCATCATGAGTACGGGAGTGAAAGTCAAATCCGCCATGAAGCTTCTTTAGCAAAACTCCCCCTTCCCGACCGTTTTTCAGTAGCCGTATTTTCTGTTACCGATCCATCTAATAAATACTTACTCGATTACCTCGAAGAATCGATCAGCTCCTTTTCAAATTCTCTTCCGATGAACTACTTAAAAACGGAATTTCAGCTGATTTTACTGCTGCATGGAAAAGCAAAAGAGGAATTCTCATCAAGAGACTTGTCGAGAGATTTTATCCAGGAAGTTAAGGAGAAATTTGGGGAGGAGAAGTTCTATTCCTTCTTTATTGGTATAGGGAAAGAGTATACTTCGTTGTATTACTTAAGAAAAAGCTTTCTCGAAGCATTGGAAGTAATTGAAACCGCTAACTTTATTACACCGCGTCCTGAAACGATGCCGAGAGAATTTGCTAAACTGGGCATATATCGTTATGTAGCCGCCCTTTATGAAAAAAATAGTTCAGAAGACTATTATAGTGAAGATTTAATGCGTCTAATCGCCAATGATATTAAGAAACAGACAAATCTGCTGCAGACGCTTGAAGTTTATCTGGCCAATAATGGAAAGGGGAAACTGACGGCCAACGCTCTTTTCATACATCCCAACACGCTAAATTACCGGATTAAACAAATTCAGGAATTAACAAATATTGATTTTAATGATTTTAACATGAAGAGTTATTTGTACACTGAACTGCTGCTGTTAAACAACGTAAATTCTTATTATCAGCGTTATATTGAAGCATTGAAAGTTAATTAA
- a CDS encoding MerR family transcriptional regulator, whose product MSSYKDKKVITIGIVNELTGLSARMIRYYESRGLIFPERTARGTRKYSFTDVELLMEIADKREEGIQTYEIKQELLSDSKKRGVRDHMIRGQLNAQFNMKKF is encoded by the coding sequence ATGTCTTCTTACAAAGATAAGAAAGTCATTACGATCGGAATTGTAAATGAATTAACGGGTTTATCTGCCCGGATGATTCGTTACTATGAGTCTAGAGGGCTGATTTTTCCGGAACGAACTGCACGAGGGACAAGGAAGTATTCGTTCACAGATGTAGAACTATTAATGGAGATTGCGGATAAGCGGGAGGAAGGAATCCAGACGTACGAAATTAAACAGGAGCTTCTCAGTGACAGTAAGAAGAGAGGTGTAAGGGACCATATGATCCGCGGTCAGTTAAATGCTCAGTTTAATATGAAGAAATTCTAG
- the rnz gene encoding ribonuclease Z, giving the protein MELFFLGTGSGVPSKERNVSSLVLHLLEERGTTWVFDCGEATQHQILRTNIRPRRIEKIFITHLHGDHLYGLPGLLSSRSFQGGETPVTVYGPKGLKEYIDVSLRISGTRLKYPLHTVEVEEGILFEDEDFQVEAIQLLHGLDSFGYIIKEKDKLGELLPDRLQEMGISPGPLYQKIKQQEKTVLENGTVVYREEVTGPPKRGRKLAVLGDTRYLSKLKEPLAGLDLLVHEATFASEEESMAHDYFHSTIKQAATLAKEAKVGQLLLTHISSRYHGQAVKQLEEEARSIFPNTIIAYDFYQHPVIKSKEELK; this is encoded by the coding sequence ATGGAATTATTTTTTCTCGGTACAGGTTCAGGTGTACCTTCTAAAGAACGCAATGTCTCGTCCCTCGTTCTTCACTTATTAGAAGAACGCGGCACGACCTGGGTGTTCGACTGCGGTGAAGCCACTCAGCATCAAATCCTCAGAACGAATATTCGCCCGCGGCGAATAGAAAAGATATTTATCACCCACTTACACGGTGATCACTTATATGGCCTTCCCGGTCTGCTGAGCAGCCGTTCGTTTCAGGGCGGGGAAACTCCCGTCACGGTTTATGGACCTAAAGGATTAAAAGAATATATCGATGTCAGTCTTAGAATTAGCGGAACTAGATTAAAATATCCTCTCCACACAGTAGAAGTTGAAGAAGGAATCCTGTTTGAGGACGAAGATTTTCAAGTGGAAGCTATTCAGCTCCTTCATGGGTTGGACAGCTTCGGGTATATCATTAAAGAAAAGGACAAATTAGGCGAACTTCTCCCCGACAGGCTGCAGGAGATGGGCATCTCCCCCGGTCCTCTCTATCAAAAAATTAAGCAGCAGGAAAAAACAGTCTTAGAGAACGGAACAGTTGTTTATCGAGAGGAAGTAACCGGCCCGCCAAAAAGAGGCCGGAAGCTTGCTGTTTTAGGAGATACCCGATATTTATCTAAGCTTAAAGAACCTTTAGCAGGACTTGACCTGCTCGTCCATGAAGCTACGTTTGCCAGTGAAGAGGAATCGATGGCTCATGATTATTTCCATTCGACAATCAAGCAGGCGGCTACTTTGGCGAAAGAAGCCAAAGTAGGCCAGCTGCTGCTAACTCATATTTCTTCCCGTTATCATGGACAGGCGGTCAAGCAGCTTGAAGAAGAAGCCCGCTCGATCTTCCCTAATACGATCATCGCTTATGACTTTTACCAGCATCCCGTTATTAAAAGTAAGGAGGAGTTAAAATGA
- a CDS encoding proline dehydrogenase family protein, which produces MEAISKNFFLFLSNNKLLDRFAKRFGARFGADKIVGGETFSQAIPLIQKLNRDGLHVTVDHLGEFVNSEVEARERTHECIESIHSIAHHELNSEVSLKLTSLGLDINRDLVMENMKLILEEAKKYDITVTIDMEDSTRCGDTLEIYRELKEKYKNLGTVIQSYLYRSEEDLQALNECQPYLRLVKGAYKESGKVAFIDKEHVDKNLKRLIKTNLVNGHYTAIGSHDDAMIAYTKEVAREHGIPKEQFEFQMLYGMRNETQKELVKEGYKVRVYLPYGEDWYGYFMRRLAERPANVAFAIKGIFSK; this is translated from the coding sequence TTGGAAGCCATAAGTAAAAATTTCTTCTTGTTTCTTTCTAACAATAAATTATTAGATCGATTCGCAAAGCGTTTTGGAGCAAGATTTGGGGCTGACAAGATTGTAGGAGGAGAAACATTCTCCCAGGCAATTCCATTGATTCAAAAACTCAACCGTGACGGACTGCATGTAACGGTGGATCACCTTGGTGAATTTGTGAATTCTGAGGTGGAGGCCAGAGAGCGGACTCATGAATGCATCGAGTCCATTCACTCGATTGCCCATCATGAATTAAACTCAGAGGTATCACTTAAGTTAACGTCCCTGGGTTTAGATATTAATCGTGACTTAGTCATGGAAAATATGAAGCTGATTTTAGAAGAAGCAAAAAAATATGACATTACCGTTACGATTGATATGGAAGATTCAACTCGGTGTGGAGATACTCTTGAAATCTACAGGGAATTAAAAGAGAAGTATAAAAACTTAGGTACAGTGATTCAGTCTTATTTATACCGCTCGGAAGAAGACCTTCAGGCACTAAATGAGTGCCAGCCTTATTTAAGGCTCGTTAAAGGCGCTTACAAGGAGTCAGGAAAGGTAGCTTTTATTGATAAAGAACACGTCGATAAAAATCTTAAAAGACTGATCAAAACCAATCTAGTAAATGGGCATTATACGGCAATCGGGAGTCATGATGATGCGATGATTGCCTATACAAAAGAAGTGGCCAGAGAACATGGTATTCCTAAAGAGCAATTTGAATTCCAAATGCTGTATGGGATGAGAAATGAAACCCAGAAAGAACTTGTAAAAGAAGGATATAAAGTCCGTGTCTATCTTCCATATGGGGAAGACTGGTATGGGTACTTTATGAGACGTTTAGCCGAGAGGCCGGCCAATGTGGCCTTTGCTATAAAGGGTATATTCAGTAAATAA
- a CDS encoding aldehyde dehydrogenase: MKSLVKLQKDWFKEGHTKSYEFRKEQLIKLRKMLDTFEEPILKALKFDLNKSEYEAYTAEIAFLKMEIKDHLKNLKSWMAPRDVKTPLTHTGSKNYIVKEPYGTVLVIAPWNYPVQLALAPVIGAIASGNTVIIKPSELTPTVSWVIKRMVEQYFPSHLIAVAEGGKEVTQELLEQPLDYVFFTGSVPVGREVMKKAGEQLIPVTLELGGKSPAIVHKDASIDLAAKRIVWGKFLNAGQTCIAPDYLYVHHEIKADLVKAIQKYIYEFYGEHSLLNEDYVKIVNRKHFDRISSFLDEGQILIGGRVDSKKLRIEPTLIDQVTWTDKVMSEEIFGPVLPVLTYDQLDEVIEQVGSQPKPLALYYFGENEEDQQKVTESLSFGGGCINDTLYHILNPHLPFGGVGSSGIGSYHGKASFATFTHEKGITKQTTKFDQNFRYPGSQLGLKVIKKVLG, encoded by the coding sequence ATGAAATCATTAGTAAAGCTGCAAAAAGACTGGTTTAAAGAAGGCCATACGAAGAGCTACGAGTTTAGAAAAGAGCAGTTAATCAAGCTTCGAAAAATGCTCGACACTTTTGAAGAGCCTATTTTAAAAGCTTTAAAGTTCGACCTTAATAAATCAGAGTATGAAGCCTACACCGCAGAGATCGCATTTTTAAAAATGGAAATCAAAGATCATTTGAAGAACTTAAAGTCGTGGATGGCTCCAAGAGATGTGAAGACACCATTAACGCATACTGGTTCAAAAAATTATATCGTGAAAGAACCTTATGGAACGGTATTAGTGATTGCTCCGTGGAATTACCCGGTACAGCTGGCCCTTGCGCCGGTTATTGGAGCCATTGCGAGTGGAAACACTGTTATCATTAAACCTTCCGAACTGACACCGACCGTTTCTTGGGTAATTAAGAGAATGGTAGAACAATACTTCCCGAGCCACTTAATAGCAGTTGCAGAAGGCGGAAAAGAAGTGACTCAGGAACTGTTAGAGCAGCCTCTGGATTATGTCTTCTTCACAGGAAGTGTCCCTGTCGGCCGAGAGGTAATGAAGAAAGCGGGCGAACAGCTTATCCCTGTTACTCTTGAACTTGGCGGGAAGAGTCCAGCGATTGTCCATAAAGATGCATCGATTGATCTGGCTGCGAAACGGATTGTCTGGGGCAAGTTTTTAAATGCCGGACAGACGTGCATCGCTCCTGATTATTTGTATGTTCATCATGAAATAAAAGCAGATTTAGTAAAAGCGATCCAAAAATACATTTATGAATTCTACGGAGAACATTCCCTTCTTAACGAAGACTATGTAAAAATCGTTAACCGTAAGCATTTTGACAGAATTTCAAGTTTTCTTGACGAAGGACAAATCTTAATCGGCGGCCGGGTAGATTCGAAAAAACTGAGAATAGAGCCTACCTTAATCGATCAAGTCACATGGACCGACAAAGTAATGTCTGAAGAGATATTTGGACCTGTTCTTCCTGTCTTAACCTATGACCAGCTAGATGAAGTCATTGAACAGGTTGGCAGTCAGCCGAAACCTCTCGCCCTCTATTATTTTGGGGAAAATGAAGAGGATCAGCAAAAAGTGACCGAGTCTCTTTCCTTTGGAGGCGGCTGTATTAATGATACCCTTTACCATATTTTAAACCCTCACCTTCCATTTGGCGGGGTCGGCAGCAGCGGAATCGGCAGTTACCATGGTAAAGCAAGTTTTGCCACCTTCACACATGAAAAAGGGATAACCAAACAGACGACAAAGTTTGACCAGAATTTCCGTTATCCAGGATCTCAGCTGGGCTTAAAAGTGATTAAAAAAGTGTTAGGTTAA
- the pruA gene encoding L-glutamate gamma-semialdehyde dehydrogenase: MVTPYKHEPFTDFTVEENKKAFEEALKKVKEELGQTHDLLVNGERIRTDETIVSTNPADTSQVVGTVSKANREIAEKAIQSAAEAFEDWRKWDERARAEILFRAASIIRRRKHEFSAYLVYEVGKPWKEADADTAEAIDFLEYYGRQMIELKDGKPIESRPGEQNRYIYTPTGVAVVIPPWNLAFAIMAGTTIAPIVTGSTVVMKPASNSPVVAAKFVEVLEEAGLPKGVLNFVPGSGGEVGDYLVDHPKTSLISFTGSREVGTRILERAAKIQDGQQHIKQVIAEMGGKDTVVVDNQSNLETAAEAIIVSAFGFSGQKCSSGSRAVVHEDVYDELLDKVKEKTEKLTLGNASEENVYMGPVVDQGAYDKVMSYIEIGKEEGRLVTGGKGDDSKGYFIEPTIFADLASDSRMQLEEIFGPVVCFTKAKNFDEAIDIANNTEYGLTGAVISDNRDHLEKAKRDFHVGNLYFNRNCTGAIVGYQPFGGFKMSGTDSKAGGPDYLALHMQAKTISEMY; this comes from the coding sequence ATGGTAACACCTTATAAGCACGAGCCGTTTACAGATTTTACAGTAGAGGAAAATAAGAAAGCGTTTGAAGAAGCTCTAAAAAAAGTGAAAGAAGAACTCGGTCAGACACATGATCTGCTTGTAAATGGTGAAAGAATCCGTACCGACGAAACAATTGTATCAACAAACCCGGCAGATACAAGCCAGGTGGTAGGAACTGTATCAAAAGCGAACCGGGAAATTGCTGAAAAAGCGATCCAATCGGCAGCTGAAGCTTTTGAAGATTGGAGAAAATGGGATGAGCGGGCAAGAGCTGAAATTCTTTTCCGTGCGGCCAGCATCATTCGCAGAAGAAAGCACGAATTTTCTGCTTACCTCGTCTATGAAGTAGGCAAGCCTTGGAAGGAAGCAGACGCTGATACAGCCGAAGCCATCGACTTCTTAGAGTATTACGGCAGACAAATGATAGAGTTAAAAGACGGCAAGCCGATCGAGAGCCGCCCAGGTGAACAAAACCGTTATATTTACACACCAACGGGAGTAGCGGTTGTTATCCCACCCTGGAACTTAGCGTTCGCAATTATGGCAGGTACAACGATAGCTCCGATCGTTACAGGAAGCACGGTAGTTATGAAGCCGGCGAGTAACAGTCCAGTCGTCGCAGCAAAATTCGTAGAAGTGTTAGAAGAAGCAGGTCTTCCAAAAGGAGTTCTGAACTTCGTACCGGGAAGCGGAGGAGAAGTTGGCGACTATCTTGTTGACCACCCGAAAACTTCACTCATTTCTTTTACAGGTTCCCGTGAAGTGGGCACACGCATCCTTGAGCGTGCGGCAAAAATTCAGGACGGTCAGCAGCACATCAAGCAAGTTATTGCCGAAATGGGCGGTAAAGATACAGTAGTAGTGGATAATCAGTCCAATTTGGAAACCGCAGCAGAAGCTATTATCGTTTCCGCGTTTGGTTTCTCCGGACAGAAGTGTTCTTCAGGTTCCCGTGCGGTTGTACATGAAGATGTATATGATGAACTGCTTGACAAAGTAAAAGAGAAGACTGAAAAGCTGACATTAGGCAATGCTTCTGAAGAGAATGTGTACATGGGACCAGTTGTCGACCAGGGTGCTTATGATAAAGTGATGAGCTATATCGAGATAGGAAAAGAAGAGGGTCGTCTTGTCACTGGCGGGAAAGGCGACGACTCTAAAGGATACTTCATCGAGCCGACCATCTTTGCTGACTTGGCATCGGATTCCCGCATGCAGCTGGAAGAAATCTTTGGACCAGTTGTCTGCTTCACAAAAGCGAAAAACTTCGATGAAGCGATCGATATTGCAAATAACACGGAATACGGTCTGACGGGTGCGGTGATTTCCGATAACCGTGACCACTTAGAGAAAGCGAAGAGAGACTTTCATGTAGGTAACCTTTACTTCAACCGTAATTGCACAGGTGCAATCGTTGGTTACCAGCCGTTTGGCGGCTTTAAGATGTCAGGTACCGATTCCAAAGCAGGAGGACCAGACTATCTGGCTCTTCATATGCAGGCGAAAACTATATCAGAAATGTATTAA
- the ppc gene encoding phosphoenolpyruvate carboxylase: protein MVTLQQQKNDHTTPLRRDVNLLGNMLGDILVHHGGEKLLNKVESIRNLTKELRRSQDVDTYAQLKEEIKELEPPLRSQVIRAFSIYFHLVNIAEQNHRIRRRREYQLREDHGAQPYSLESAVLNLKENNIDKDVIQNVLNDLSLELIITAHPTEATKRTVLEIQKRIAGLLFKLDNPQLTKNERENLQESLFNEVTVLWQTDELRQRKPTVMDEVRNGLYYFDQTLFDVLPDIHQELENRLEEVFPDEEWTVPNILHFGSWIGGDRDGNPNVTPDITWETLKKQRKLILKKYDVVLIELMKRFSHSTTRINISEDFIQSVAEGESMLPKDKVWRAEGEIYRRKFAVILERLRQVGKSDIGYGAAEELLEDLYEIQKSVKQHHPTKHELKMLQKLIRQVKLFGFHLATLDIRNHSGEHESAVAELLQNVGITENYTDLPENEKVKLLESVLNDPRPISLLNEDYSEDTQEMLKVFHLIRDAHREFGKRSIQVYLISMTESASDLLEVLVLAKEAGIYRLHTNGEVESNLNVAPLLETVDDLKAGPEILKTLFEMDVYRKHLQNLGSHQEIMLGYSDGSKDGGTLTANWRLYKAQQEIHDMAKEYNVGLKFFHGRGGSLGRGGGPLNRSIASQPLETLGDGVKITEQGEVLSSRYLLKDIAYRSLEQGISTLLEGAAHISEETEQANSWEDLWENIMESSANVSLEKYQSLVFKDEDFLTYFNEVTPLQEISELNIGSRPMKRKDSTKFENLRAIPWVFAWTQNRQLIPAWYAAGTGLSEFSNQNEENLSHLQNMYKNWPFFRSTIDNLQMALTKADISTAKEYTELAGDKSMGERIFNNIVEEYEKTKEILLKITGDNELLDHQPTIQESVKLRNPYVDPLNFLQVELIKSLRNHENGHDELLTEVLLTISGIAAGLRNTG from the coding sequence ATCGTGACATTACAACAGCAAAAAAATGATCATACGACTCCATTAAGGCGTGATGTCAATTTACTTGGCAACATGTTAGGAGATATTCTCGTCCATCACGGCGGAGAAAAATTACTTAATAAAGTCGAAAGTATCCGAAATCTAACAAAAGAACTTCGAAGAAGCCAGGACGTTGACACTTATGCTCAACTAAAAGAGGAGATTAAAGAGCTGGAACCTCCTCTTCGTTCTCAAGTCATCAGGGCCTTCTCCATTTATTTTCACCTCGTAAACATAGCTGAACAAAATCACCGGATCCGCCGACGCAGAGAGTATCAGCTGCGTGAGGATCACGGCGCACAGCCTTACTCACTAGAAAGTGCGGTATTAAATCTGAAGGAAAACAACATCGATAAAGATGTAATCCAGAATGTCCTGAACGATCTGTCACTGGAATTAATAATTACTGCCCACCCTACGGAAGCTACGAAGCGCACGGTGCTTGAAATCCAAAAACGCATCGCCGGACTTTTATTTAAACTGGACAACCCGCAGTTAACAAAAAATGAAAGAGAAAACCTTCAGGAAAGCTTATTTAACGAAGTAACCGTTCTTTGGCAGACGGACGAGCTGCGCCAGCGCAAGCCAACCGTAATGGATGAAGTACGTAATGGCCTGTACTATTTTGATCAGACGCTTTTCGATGTACTGCCTGACATTCACCAGGAATTAGAAAACCGCTTGGAGGAAGTTTTTCCTGATGAGGAATGGACTGTTCCTAACATCCTTCATTTCGGCTCCTGGATTGGCGGAGACCGTGACGGAAACCCGAACGTAACGCCTGACATAACGTGGGAAACATTAAAGAAACAGCGGAAGTTAATACTGAAAAAATATGATGTGGTTCTTATCGAATTAATGAAGAGGTTCAGCCACTCGACGACCCGCATAAATATAAGCGAAGATTTCATTCAGTCTGTGGCCGAAGGTGAAAGTATGCTTCCTAAAGATAAAGTTTGGAGAGCCGAAGGTGAAATCTATCGGAGGAAGTTTGCAGTTATCCTTGAGAGGCTGCGTCAGGTAGGCAAGTCAGACATTGGGTATGGAGCAGCAGAAGAGCTGCTGGAAGACTTATATGAGATTCAAAAATCTGTGAAGCAGCATCACCCGACGAAGCATGAACTCAAAATGCTTCAGAAGCTGATTCGCCAAGTTAAACTGTTTGGATTCCACCTGGCAACATTAGATATTAGAAACCATAGCGGAGAACACGAATCGGCAGTTGCAGAGCTTCTGCAAAATGTAGGAATCACAGAGAACTATACCGACCTTCCGGAAAATGAAAAAGTGAAACTTCTCGAAAGTGTCCTTAACGACCCGCGCCCAATTTCTTTATTAAATGAAGATTATTCTGAAGATACACAGGAAATGCTGAAAGTTTTCCACTTGATCCGCGATGCACACCGCGAATTTGGAAAGCGATCGATTCAGGTCTATCTCATCAGCATGACCGAATCTGCAAGTGACTTGCTGGAGGTCCTTGTACTGGCTAAGGAAGCCGGTATTTACCGTCTTCATACAAACGGTGAAGTGGAAAGTAATTTAAACGTGGCTCCCCTTCTCGAAACTGTCGATGATTTAAAAGCAGGACCTGAAATTCTAAAGACTCTTTTTGAAATGGATGTGTATCGTAAACATTTGCAGAACCTCGGCAGCCACCAGGAAATCATGCTCGGTTATTCTGATGGAAGTAAAGACGGCGGTACACTCACTGCGAACTGGAGACTTTATAAAGCACAGCAGGAGATTCACGACATGGCTAAAGAATATAACGTGGGGCTTAAGTTCTTCCACGGCCGCGGCGGATCTCTCGGAAGAGGCGGCGGACCACTCAACCGCAGCATTGCTTCTCAGCCGCTTGAAACTTTAGGCGATGGAGTGAAAATTACCGAACAAGGCGAGGTTTTATCCTCCCGCTATCTGCTAAAAGACATCGCTTACCGAAGCCTGGAACAGGGCATTTCCACACTGCTCGAAGGTGCGGCGCATATTTCTGAAGAAACAGAACAGGCCAACAGCTGGGAAGATCTCTGGGAAAATATTATGGAATCCTCAGCAAATGTTTCTTTAGAAAAATATCAGTCTCTCGTCTTTAAAGATGAAGACTTCCTCACCTACTTTAATGAAGTGACGCCTCTTCAGGAGATCAGTGAGTTAAACATTGGCTCCCGTCCTATGAAGAGAAAAGACAGCACGAAGTTTGAAAACTTACGAGCGATTCCGTGGGTGTTTGCCTGGACGCAAAACCGTCAGCTTATCCCTGCGTGGTATGCGGCAGGTACAGGGCTGAGTGAATTTTCAAACCAAAACGAAGAAAACTTAAGCCACCTCCAGAACATGTATAAGAATTGGCCGTTCTTCCGCTCTACTATCGATAATCTACAAATGGCCTTAACGAAAGCTGATATTTCCACTGCCAAAGAGTATACAGAGCTGGCCGGTGATAAGAGCATGGGCGAGCGAATTTTTAATAATATTGTAGAAGAATATGAAAAGACTAAGGAAATACTATTAAAAATTACAGGAGATAATGAATTACTGGATCACCAGCCGACAATTCAAGAATCAGTTAAGCTGCGGAACCCTTATGTAGATCCATTAAACTTCCTGCAAGTAGAGCTTATTAAGAGCTTAAGAAACCATGAAAACGGTCATGATGAATTGCTGACAGAAGTACTGCTCACCATCAGCGGAATTGCTGCCGGCCTTCGAAATACTGGCTGA
- a CDS encoding S8 family peptidase: MSKIRLIPYEIDEIYESTTEVPEGVHLIQAPDAWEEAEQGKGNVIAIIDTGCQTDHPDLKDRIVGGRNFTDDYNGDENNYEDNNGHGTHVAGTVAASPVQDNGVYGVAPSADLLIIKVLSEDGSGEYQWIIDGIHYAIDWEGKNGEKVRAISMSLGGPTDIPELYEAVKRAVDEKISVVCAAGNEGDDRHDTNEHGYPGAYNEVIQVGAINFKKEIAPFSNSNDEIDVVAPGVNILSTYLEGKYAKLSGTSMATPHVSGALALVANISEKQFNRRLTEAELYAQLVRRTVPLGYPKSAEGNGLLALDILNQFERLFQSFTQTYKSVSSDKIRPAIKRS; the protein is encoded by the coding sequence ATGAGTAAAATTAGACTAATTCCTTATGAGATTGACGAAATCTATGAGTCTACCACAGAGGTACCAGAAGGTGTACACCTCATTCAAGCTCCTGATGCATGGGAAGAAGCCGAACAAGGAAAAGGAAACGTCATCGCGATTATTGATACAGGCTGTCAGACTGATCACCCTGATCTCAAAGACCGAATTGTTGGCGGGCGTAATTTTACCGACGATTACAACGGGGATGAAAACAATTATGAAGATAATAACGGACATGGCACCCATGTCGCGGGAACAGTTGCCGCTTCTCCCGTGCAGGATAACGGTGTTTACGGTGTAGCTCCATCGGCAGACTTGCTAATTATTAAAGTACTGAGCGAGGATGGAAGCGGTGAATATCAGTGGATAATCGACGGTATCCATTATGCCATTGACTGGGAAGGCAAAAACGGTGAAAAAGTACGCGCCATCTCCATGTCACTTGGTGGCCCGACAGATATTCCTGAACTATATGAAGCTGTAAAAAGAGCCGTTGATGAAAAGATTTCTGTTGTCTGTGCAGCAGGAAATGAAGGCGATGACCGTCACGATACGAATGAACATGGGTATCCTGGTGCCTACAATGAAGTCATTCAGGTCGGCGCGATTAACTTTAAAAAGGAAATTGCTCCTTTTAGCAACTCTAATGATGAAATTGACGTCGTTGCTCCCGGTGTCAACATTTTATCTACGTACTTAGAGGGCAAATATGCCAAGTTATCCGGTACTTCGATGGCGACCCCTCATGTATCAGGCGCTCTGGCCCTGGTCGCAAATATTTCAGAAAAACAGTTTAACCGAAGACTTACGGAAGCAGAATTATATGCCCAGCTGGTACGCCGCACTGTGCCGCTTGGCTATCCTAAATCTGCAGAAGGGAACGGTTTATTAGCTTTAGACATATTAAACCAGTTTGAAAGACTTTTTCAATCCTTCACTCAAACGTATAAGTCCGTTTCATCAGATAAAATCCGCCCGGCCATCAAACGCAGCTAA